A segment of the Streptomyces sp. NBC_00376 genome:
GAGGAGTACGGCGGTTCTCAGCCCATTGTGCCGGCGGTGCACGGTACGCCCTCCAAGTGGTGCAGCAGGGGAACCCTTTGCTTGGTGGTCTCCACTCCTCCAGTGGAGCCTCCCGTACCGGTCAACGCCAGGCGAGAGGAGCTAGTTCCCTTGTGCGCGCCGCCGCAGGGCCGGGCCTGTCCGGCTCTTGTGGCCGGACAGGCTCTGGGCCGTACGGGTCAGTGGCTGTACGCGTGCCGGTCCGCCCCGGGGTGACTCAGCGCTGGGCGGGGAGTCCGGCGACCTCCAGAGCCTCGGGGTCCGGCTTGATCTCGCTGGTGCAGTGGGCGCAGCGGGAGGCGATGGCCGGGATCTCGGTGTAGCAGCGGGGGCAGTCGCGGGTGGCGGCCTTGATGTCGAGCTTCTCCGCCTTGGTGAAGCGGGCCTGGACCTTCGCCATGGGCACGACGACGCAGAAGTAGAGAACGGCGGCGGTGATCAGGAACGCGATGGCGGCGGCGAGGAACTTCCCGTACGGGAAGATGGTGCCCTCGACCGAGAACTCCGCCGAGCTGAAATCCCCGACGGAACCGGTGGCGAGGCCGATCAGCGGGGTGATGAAGGCCGTGCTGAATCCGGTGACGACCGCGGTGAACGCCGCTCCGACCGCCAGCCCGATGGCCATGGAGATGACGTTTCCGCGCAGGATGAAGTCCTTGAACCCGTTCAGCACCGCTCTTGCTCCTCTGGAATGCGTACGTGTGGGGGGTGTGCGGGCAAGACCTTGCCCTGTACGGACCGTCCCGGGCAAACCGATCTTCGGTATGTCAGAAGAGACTGACGGCGGCGAACCGGAGGACGGCCTGCGGAGCGCCCGACAGCACCACGCCGGCCGCGGCGGTGAGCGCGATGGCGACGGTGAGGGAGGCCGGGACTCCGTGCCTGGTGGGGACGCGTACGGCGTCCTGTGTCGAGGTCTCTTCGAGGACCGCCGCCGGGGTTTCCTCCGGGGCCTCCTCCGGGGCGCGGAAGAGCGTCGCGGTCCACTGGAGGTAGTAGTAGAGCGCGATCACGACGTTGACGGCCATGACGACGGCGAGCCAGCCGAGCCCGGCGTC
Coding sequences within it:
- a CDS encoding large conductance mechanosensitive channel protein MscL, producing MLNGFKDFILRGNVISMAIGLAVGAAFTAVVTGFSTAFITPLIGLATGSVGDFSSAEFSVEGTIFPYGKFLAAAIAFLITAAVLYFCVVVPMAKVQARFTKAEKLDIKAATRDCPRCYTEIPAIASRCAHCTSEIKPDPEALEVAGLPAQR